In Chitinibacter sp. FCG-7, the genomic stretch GCGCAGCGTGGCTTGCAGGGTTGACGGTACTTTAGGCTGGTGCTGCGCCAGCGTGTCGAGCTTGGCCAGATGCGCCTGCCACTCTTTATCGGCTTGCACCTCGCCCGCTTCGGCGCTGAGCTCGGCCAGCGCGCTGCTGGCGAGCAGATTGATTCGCAAGCCATCTTTGCTGTCTTCCGACAAGGCGCGCAATTCTTCCAGCCTGCGGCGCAGATTGTCGGTGAGCGCCAGATAATCGTGCTCGCCCAGCTGAATAAAGCGCCCTGGCGAGCCATCGAGCAAGGAGAGCAATTGGCGCAATTGCAGCACTTTGCCGTCGTCCAGCGTGATTTCGCCGTTCACCACAAACCAGTCGCCTTGCTGCTTGATGCCCATTTTCAGCTGGCTCATTGCGCGCGAGGCCTTGAGCCTAAATCGCTCGCCTTCGGGCCAGACCAGCTCGACTTGCCCGGCGGGCAGCTCGCGCAATTGGGCAAGCAATTCCAGGCACAGCTCGGGCGTATCGAGCTGCCAGTCATTGCCATCCGATTCTGCCTCAGCTAAAGCGGTGCAATGGCCCAGGATGACTTGATGGGCTTTTTTCTCGGCTTTCAGGTCGCGCTGCGCCTGGACTGTTTTGCCGTCCAGCTCGCCCAGTACATTGGCCGCGCCTTTGCCGGGGATAAACCAGCCACTCTCGGGCAGCGGGCGCACCAGAAATTGCAGCCGCAAGCCGCTTTCAATCGGCAGCAAATGCGCGTAAATCAACGGATTGGCGGCCACGCTATCAATGTGCGCCGATAATTCGGGCAGGTCGGAATGAATGGTGATGTGCGGCGCAATCGCCGTGATCGCCTCGACCAGCTGTGGCTTGGCCTCGGACGGCACCGTCAGCCCCTTGCCCAGAATACCGGCAATTTGCGTGATGTCGGGTGTAATGCGATACACCGCCAGCCGCGTTGGCGTTTCCTTGCGCCAAAGGGTGCTCTGACCGGCCGTAATGGCGGGATCGAGCTTGAGCGAGATTTTGCCCGTTGCTTCTTTCAGATTGAGCGTCACTTCGCCCGCTACCACGTCGATGCGCACATCGGGCGAATCGCTCCAGAATACGTAGGGGTGCTTGATCAGCTCAGGCAATGCCGCTTCGCCATCAAGGGTATAGCCCGCATCACCATAGTAGCTATAGTCTGTAGAGATATACCTACTGATATTGCGATCCGCATCGCTCAGGTAATTGAGCGCTGGATCACCTTGCAGCAGGCGTTTGAGCGCCACGGCACGACCCTTGCTCCAGACGCCTTTTGCATTGACCTTTTGCTCGCGTGGCTCAAGCAGCACGCCGCTGCGCCCGGCCGTGACCAGCCACGCCAGCCGCATGCTCGCTGCGGGCGCCGCCGCGGGGGATTTATTAAATTGGCTCAGCGCAGTGAGCGCACGCTGCCAGACGGGCTCCAGCTTGACGATGTCGACCAGCGGCTTGATGCCGTGCTCGGCGTGCCAGCCTGGCGTGGCCCAGCGGGTATCGAAGCTGCGATCGAGCAGCAGCGCCAGCTCTTCGCGCACCCAGCTATACGCTTGCCATTGCGCCAGCCGCGCTTCCAGCTCGTGCTGCCATTCTCGATCTAGCTCTTGTACCTGCCAATACAAGAGCAACAAATCAAACAGTCCATCCAGCCCCAAGGTGGCAGCGGGCAGGTGGTGTGCTTGCGGCGAGGCTGGAGTATGGCTGGCCAGTTGCTTGATCCACGGCAGATGGATGTCGTACACCGCTGAGTAGCGCGCCTTGTCGCCCACTTCAAACTGGGTTTGCAGCGCAGCCAGATATTCGCCATTGCGTGGCTCGGAAAACAGCGCGGCGCTGTAGAACAGCCCGGCCGGGCCGCCGATGGCCGCTTTGCGCTTATTGCTCATTTTCTTGATGGCCGCCAGCAGCTCAAAGCCAAACCTGACGCCACGGCTGTAATCGCCCTTGAGCACCATCAGCATAATGCCGATTTCGGCCTGCGTGGGCACTTCCAGCTCTTCATGAAATAAGGCAATCCGCGCCAGATCGCCGCGCAATATCGCTTGCCAGCTCAGGTATTCGGCCAGCTCGCTATTACCGGCGAAACGTGCGGTGAAATGCGCGCAGGCAAAATGGTATTGCGCCGTGGCGGGCAACAGGGCACGGCAGGCAAAGTGGAAATAATCGGTCAGCAGCGCCGCCTGCGTGGCTGCGCTGCACTGGTGAAACAGGTCTTTGGCCGCAGGCTCGAATAAAAGCTGAGTCGGGTGGCGTTGCAGCGCCTCGGCGCTCATGCCGTTGGCACCCATCTGGTACAGCGCCTGACCGCAAGCCAGCGCATCGTCGCTCAGCGCCGCCTGCAAGGCTCGCTGCGCCCATGCGCGCTGGCTGCCTGCTTCCCACGGCTGAATGGTGGGCTGGTGTTTGCGCGTGATATTGAGCCAGTTTTGCAAGCTGCCTTGCGCCTGCAAGGCGTGCAATATTGGCCATTGCCACTGGCTATCGAGCTCAAAGCCCTGAAATTGCGCCGACTTGATCATGCGTTTGAGCATCAGCCGCGCCAGCGCGGCTTTCAGGCTTTCCAGCGTAAAGTGAATGCCGCTTGGTGCTTGCGCATCGTTCACGATGCTGAACAAGCGATTTTGCGCCAGCCCCGCGCCATAGCAGGCAAATGCGGCGAGTAGCGGCCAATCATTCGCCTCCAGGCTACTTAAATCCATCTGGCTTGAGTTCTGGTTTGGAGAAGTTTGGCTGGTTTTCTGATTGCTTGGGCTTGTTTTCATTAATGCAGCTCGTTAATCAGTTCTTTAACGCGCACCGCACGCAGCACGCTCTCTGGCCAATTGCCTTCCACGCGCAGCTTGTCCTGGCCCGCCAGTTTATAGTTTTTCTTGGTCTGGATTAGCGAAATGATCTTCATCGGATCAACCGTAGTTTTGGGCAGGAAATGAATAATGATCGCAGTATCGGCCGCGTCGATTTTGCTAATGCCCAGCGGGCCCGCCAGCATGCGCAGGCGGTGGCAGTCGAGCAACACTTTGGCCGGGTCGGGCAACAGGCCAAAGCGGTCGATCATTTCCTGATGGATGTCGTTGAGCTCATCATTGTTTTCCACGCTGGCCAGGCGCTTGTAGAGTGACAAACGCTCGTTCACATCGGGGCAATATTCGTTCGGTAGCAGCGCTGGCGCGTGTAGATTGATCTCGGTCGTTACGCCCAGCGGCTGGCTCAAATCAGGTTCTTTACCGGCTTTCAGGGCCTTGACCGCCTGCTTGAGCATTTGCGAATACAGCGCAAAGCCGATTTCCTGCATTTCACCCGATTGCGAATCGCCCAGCACTTCACCTGCTCCACGAATTTCCAAATCGTGCATCGCCAGATAGAAGCCGGAGCCTAGCTCTTCCATCATCTGAATCGCTTCAAGGCGCTTTTTGGCGTCTTTTGAAATGCCATCAACGTCAGGCACCAGCAGGTAGGCGTAGGCTTGGTGATGGCTACGACCAACGCGGCCGCGCATCTGGTGCAATTGCGACAGGCCGAATTTGTCGGCGCGATTCATCAAAATGGTATTGGCGTTCGGAATGTCGATGCCGTTTTCGATAATCGTCGTACACAGCAGCACATTGAAACGCATCTGGTTAAAGTCGCGCATCACGTGTTCCAGATCAGTCGGGCGCATCTGGCCGTGCGCAACGCCAATCCGGGCTTCGGGTAACAGTAGCGCTAATTTTTCGCGCATGTTTTCAATGGTTTCCACTTCGTTATGCAGGAAGAAAACCTGCCCGCCGCGTTTGAGTTCGCGCAGCACCGCTTCGCGGATAATGCCATCGCTAAACTTGGCGACAAAGGTTTTAACCGCCAGCCGTTTATTCGGCGCGGTGGCAATCACCGAGAAGTCGCGCAAGCCTTCCAGACTCATCGCCAAGGTACGCGGAATCGGCGTGGCGGTGAGCGTCAGCACATCCACATTGGCGCGCAGCGCCTTGAGTTGCTCTTTCTGGCGCACGCCAAAGCGATGCTCTTCGTCGATGATGACAAGGCCGAGCTTGGCAAATTCAACGTCGGGTTGAACGAGTTTATGCGTGCCGATCACAATATCGACCGAGCCATCGGCCAAGCCTTTGATCGCTGCAGCGGTTTCTTTGCCCGAACGGAAACGGCTCAACTCGGCGACTTTGATTGGCCAATCGGCAAAGCGGTCAGCAAAATTCTGATAATGCTGCTCGGCCAGCAAGGTCGTCGGCACTAGGACTGCGACCTGCTTGCCGCCCGCGACGGCGCAGAATGCCGCGCGCAGCGCCACTTCGGTTTTACCAAAGCCCACATCGCCACACACCAGCCTATCCATCGGCTGCGTGGTGCGCATATCGACCAGCACCGCTTCAATCGCGGCGGCCTGATCGGCGGTTTCTTCAAAGCCAAAGCCTGCGGCAAAGGCTTGATAATCGTGTGGGCTCCATTCAAAGGCATGGCCTTGACGCGCAGCGCGGCGGGCGTAGAGATTGAGCAATTCAGCGGCGGTATCGCGCACTTGTTCGGCGGCTTTGCGTTTGGCCTTTTCCCATGTGCCTGAGCCGAGCTTATGGACATTCACATTTTCAGTCGAGCCGCCCGAGTAGCGCGAAATCACGTGCAGCTGGCTCACCGGCACATACAATTTATCGCCGCCAGCGTATTCGATCAGCAGCAATTCGGTATCGCCATCGCCCAAATCCATCGACGTTAGCCCCATATACAGGCCAATGCCGTGCGCTTCATGCACGACCGGGTCGCCGATTTTGAGCTCGGATAGATCGCGCAGCATGGCGTCGGTATTGCTGCGTTTTTGCTGCTTTTTGCCGCGTGATTGAATCACGGCCGGATACAGATCGGCCTCGGTAATCACCGCCAGTGATTCAGCCTGCCAAACAAACCCCCGGAAGATCGGCGCGGCGATCAGCTGGATTTTATGCTTGCTGGCTTTGGCCTCAATCCAGTTATCGACCAGCTCAGGTTTAAAGCCATATTCGGCGAAGAATTGCGCCATCGTCTCGCGGCGGCCTAGGCTTTCGGCGACGAGCAAAATCCGGCCCGGATAGTGCGCGGCAAAATCGGTGAGCTTGGAAATCGGGTTCGCGCTGCGGCGGTCAACATCGAGCGCTGGTAGCGGCTGCGTGATGCTGGTTGTGGGCTGATTTAACCGCGCCGACGGCGATCTTTCTCTCTCTCCTCCTTCGGATGAGAGAAGAGGGGTCAACTCAATGCGGCGATATTTTTTGATCTGACCAAGCAGCAGGTCGGGCGCAACAAATAAATCACGCGGTGGCAGCAGCGGGCGATCTTTATCGCCGATATTGAGCTTGTGCCGCTCGGCAATATCCTGCCAGTATTGCTCTGCAGAGCCCGTCAAATCTCCGTGCAGGGCCAATACCCCCTCGGCGGGCAGGTAATCGAATAGCGTCGCAGTGGTGTCGAAAAACAGCGGCAGGTAATACTCGATCCCGGCGGGGATAATGCCATTGCTCACGTCTTTATACAGGCGCGCATTGGTCGGCGCGCCTTCAAATACTTCACGGAAACGCTGGCGGAATTTGGTTTTACCCGCGTCGTCGGTCGGGAATTCGCGCGCGGGCAGCAGGCGGATTTCCGGCACCGGATACAGGCTGCGCTGCGTATCGACGTCAAAAGTGCGGATGGTTTCGATTTGATCGTCGAATAAATCAATCCGGAACGGCAGCGTGCTGCCCATCGGGAATAAATCGATCAGCCCGCCACGAATCGAAAATTCGCCCGGCCCATACACCTGCGTGACATGGTTGTAGCCAGCAAACGCCATATCGGCGCGCAATTTTTCGGCGTCGAGTTTTTCGCCTTTTTTCAGGAAAAAAGTCGTGCCAGTCAGAAACTCCACCGGCGCAAACACGCCCATCGCCGTTTGCAGCGGCACCACCAGCACATCGGCCGCGCCTTGGCGCACCTGCCATAGCGCCGCGAGCCGCTCGCTGATCAAATCCGAATGCGGCGAGAAATGATCGTAAGGCAGCGTTTCCCAGTCGGGCAGCTGCACGATGTTTTTTTCGGGCAGGAAAAACGCCATTTCATCTTTAATACGCGCCGCTTCCTGCGCGCTGGCAGTGATCACCACCAGTAATTTCACCTCGCCCACATATTCAGCCAGCAAGCGCGCATCTCCCGAGCCATGCGGCATGGCAATTTGCAGGCGTTGCACAATATTGGAAACCGGGGGCAGGGCAGGAAGCGTCATGGTCGTGGCACTACGAGAAAAGTTGCCACGATTATATCAGGCTACGCACTGCGGCTGGCTGCCGCTCTGCACGCTGGGCGCGGATGAAGCGGCTGGTGGTCTTGCCCCTAGGGCCTTGCTGAGCGGCATACTCCAGCGCGGCTTTGTTAATGGAATGGACGTCCCTTCCTAAACCGGCAACACCAGTGCCAGACTGAGAATGTCAACGTACAACTCTCGAGAGGCGTTACCATGAGCATAGCTACAATCGGTTTGGATCTCGCCAAACAAGTTCTTCAACTTCACAGTGTGGATTCACAGGGTAAAAAAGTTCTCCATAAACTAACTATCCCTACAACAACTCGCTCCATTCTTCGCCAACATGCCGCCTTGTTTAATAGGGATGGAAACCTGTGGCAGTGCGCACTTCTGGGCAAGAAAGCTAGAGTCGTTTGGCCATATAGTGAAACTGATGACCTCTCAGTTCGTGAAGCCCTGTGTGAAAGGCAGCAAAACGGATATGGCCGATGCTGAAGCGATTTGCGAGGAGGTGACTCGACCAAATATGGGTTTTGTGGCAATCAAACTGCCTGAGCAACAAACCATGCTCGCAGTACATCGTGCGCGGGCCAGTTTTGTCAAAGCCGGCACTGCTCAAGCCAATCAAATGCGCGGCTTATTGGCGGAATTTGGTATTGTCATGCCTCAGGGCTTAGCCAGACTGCGCCACCGTATTCCCGAAATACTTGAGGGCGCCGGCAACGGCTTACCTATTATGATGCGCGATTTAATCCAGTGACTTTTGAGATAACCTGAATGAATTTCATTAGCAAGTAATTGAATTTAAAGTGGAATTCATTCAGAGCGGGGTGGTCATGAAGCAACTTAGCTTTGTCAAACGCAGCAATGGCAGCCATTGGGTCGGTGATGGCTTTCCGGTGCAAAGTATTTTCTCCTACCACGACATTCACGAGACGATGTCGCCCTTTTTGTTAATGGACTATGCCGGTCCCACGCACTTTGAGCCCACGACGCAGCAACGCGGCGTCGGCCAACATCCGCACCGTGGCTTTGAAACGGTGACGATCGTGTATGAGGGCGAAGTGTCACACCGCGATTCAGCGGGCGGTGGTGGCACCATCGGCCCGGGCGATGTGCAATGGATGACGGCGGCCTCAGGTTTATTGCACGAAGAATTTCACAGCCCGGCGTATGCGCAGCGCGGCGGGCCATTTGAAATGATACAGCTCTGGGTGAATTTACCGGCCAAAGACAAAATGAGCGAGCCAGCGTACCAAGGCATACGCGATGAGCAAATACCGCGCGTCGCACTGCCTGATGATGCCGGAACAATACGCGTCATTGCCGGGCAATACGCCGACATAGCAGGTGTGGCAAGCACGTTTAGCCCGATGAATGTGTGGGATATGCAAGTCAAAGCCCAGCAAACAGTCCGTCTTGATTTACCTGCGGGCCACACCACGGCGCTCTTTGTGCTGCATGGTGCGATCCGGATTGGTGATAACCCGCAAATCGTTCGTTCAGCCGAATTGGCGGTACTGGAGCGCGAAGGCAGCGAGCTGGTATTTAGCACCGAGGAAGATACGGTTTTATTGCTGCTGAACGGTCAAGCGCTGAACGAGCCGATTGTCGGTCACGGGCCGTTTGTCATGAACACCCGTGAAGAAATCATCCAAGCCATTAATGATTTTAATGCCGGTCAATTTGGCCGCATGGCCGCGAAGGTCTAGGTAGCGATACTTAGGTTGGAAATATGAAAGGCCGCAGACCAACAGGTCGCGGCCTTGGTTTTTTAATCAAATTTCGTGCAGCTTGGCCAAAGCAGATTTTATTTCACTGCTGTTCAAAATAGTGAATGTGTCAATTAAACCTTAAGCGATTCAATTTGGCGTTCCGATCACCGCTAAAAGTCTATCCCTGATGTGCCATCCATTGAAAGTGATTGCAAGATTGGGCAGTGTGGGTCTTCGCTGGCAGGGCATTTCTCGACCAGCGCTTCTAAGGTGAGCTTCATCTTTTGCATTGATTCTATTTTGCGATCCAGTGCTTTGATGTGCTGCTCTGCTAGCAATTTCACATCAATACTGGCACGGTCTTCCTGTTTCCATAGTTGCAGTAATTGTCCAATTTGCTCCAATGAAAAGCCCAGCATACGTGCTTGATAGATAAATTGCAGCTGGCTTAGATCGAAATCATTGAAGATTCGATACCCAGCTGCACTTCTCCCTTTGGGCTTAATCAGCCCCAAGCTTTCGTAGTGGCGAATCATTTTGCTGCTAAGCCCGCTAAGTTTGGCTACCTGCCCGATGTTCATTGCATATTCCTTCGACGAATAGGGGGTTAAGTAGCCATGCAAAAATTTTGGCCTCAGGCCAAAACTTTTGCTGGTTTACTTAAGCCGCCTGACGGTTGGCTCTAGGCTTCCAGCGCCTTAATAGTAGAGCATTGGATACTACGCTAACACTAGAGAAGGCCATCGCCCCACCTGCAATCATCGGATTGAGTAATCCAAATGCCGCCAGCGGAATACCAATTGCATTAAAGATAAATGCCCAGAACAGATTTTGACGGATCTTTCGGTAGGTTCGCCGTGAGACTTCAATCGTCTGGCTCACCAGTTGTGGGTCCCCTCGCATTAGTGTGATACCTGCCACATGCATCGCCACATCAGCACCGGTGCCCATTGCAATTCCAACATCGGCTGCTGCCAGTGCAGGCGCATCGTTCACACCATCACCGACCATCGCCACCACTTTACCTTGCGATCGAATTGCTGTGATATGGGCCGCTTTTTCATGTGGCAAGACTTCGGCGATGACTTCATCAAGGTTCAATTGTTCAGCAACCCGCTGTGCTGCGGCGCGGTTATCACCCGACAACATCACCGTTTTTACTCCTAAGGCTCGCAGGTGAGAAATCGCATCTTTGGCAGTGGCTTTGATGCCATCACTAAAGGCCAACATACCGATTACGCTGAAGTCTTGTTCACGCGCTAACCATGACACTGTATAGCCTTGGCTAAGTGCTTGATCATGAGCCAATTGCATGCTGCTCAGATCAATCCCTTTTTCCTGCATCAGGCGCTGGTTGCCCAATAAGTAGCGAATACCTGCAATATCACCAGTAATGCCACGTCCAGGTAATGCTTGCAGATTTTCGGCTTGGAATGGCTGAGCGTTATCCGCTTTGGCAAGTACCGCTTTAGCTAATGGGTGCTCACTACCGCGTTGCAATGCGGCGGCTAGTTCTAATAGTTCGGCTTGCTCGTTATGATTAGCAATGAGTTCGGCAAGGTGGGGTTTACCTTCGGTCAAAGTACCCGTTTTGTCAAAAACCACCACTTGTACTTTATGAGTCAGTTCTAACGCTTCGGCGTCTTTGATCAAGATTCCGAATTTGGCTGCCACTCCGGTGCCCGCCATAATCGCAGTCGGCGTAGCCAAACCCAGCGCACAAGGACATGCAATCACCAGTACCGCCACTGCATACAAGATGCCGCTTTCAATACTACCAGTCCAGTACCACCAACCCAGCAAGGTCAACAGTGCAATCACTAAAACGACTGGGACAAAAACCGCGCTCACTTGATCAACCAGACGCTGAATCGCTGCTTTGCCCGCTTGTGCATCCTCCACCATGCGAATAATGCGAGAGAGCGTACTTTCAGCGCTTAAAGCACTGGTTTCAACCAATAGCACACCATCATGGTTAATCGCTCCACCAGTGACCTTGCTACCAGCTTCCTTCGAAACCAGTACACTTTCACCTGTGAGCATTGATTCGTCGTGCTGGCTTTCGCCTTCAAGCACCACACCATCAACAGGTACTTGTTCACCCGGCAGGATCACCACCCGATCACCCAACTGAACATGTTCCAGCGGGACTTCTATATCTCGCCCATTTTTACGTACTCGGGCAAAGGATGGGCGTAAGGCCTGCAATGCTTTAATCGCTGCCGTAGTTTCTTGTTTGGCACGCGCTTCCAACCATTTGCCGAGTAATACCAGCGTGACGATGACCGCACCGGCTTCAAAATACAAAGCACCTTGGCTAGCATCGAATAACCAGTGATACAAAGACAAGCCGTACGCAGCCGTGGTCCCCAGTGATACCAGTAAATCCATATTGCCGCGCAGATTGCGAACTGCATGCCAGGCTGAGCGATAAAAGCGTGCACCTAGCCAAAACTGCACTGGGGTTGCGAGCAGGAATTGCAACCAAGTAGGCAACATCCAGTGCACACCAAAGGGCTCAGCCAACATCGGCAAGACCAATGGCAAAGACAGCAAAGCCCCTAAGGCGATCGGCCAAAAAGGAGAAGGCTTTGTGTGTGACGATACCTTCTTCGTCTCATCTGTGATCAAACTGGCTTCATACCCAGCTGCAGCGATGGCATCGAGCAACACACTGGGATCAGAGCCTGATTGAAGTACCACTTGGGCGGTTTCAGTCGCCAGATTGACTGATGCTGAAACCACGCCATGCGTGGCCAACAAAGCTTGTTCTATCCGGCTCACGCAACTGGCACAGGTCATGCCACTGATATTTAGCTTGATCGTCTGTTCAGCTTCGAGCTTCGGCGCATTGGCCAATTTAGCCGAATAACCCGCTTTCACCACCGCCTCAAGTACACGCGCCTCATCAAGACCCGCTTTAAATTGAACCTGCGCCGTTTCCATGGCCAGATTAACAGCTGCACTGGTCACGCCAGGGGTTGCAAGTAACGCTTCTTCAATATGAGCCAC encodes the following:
- a CDS encoding DEAD/DEAH box helicase, which codes for MKTSPSNQKTSQTSPNQNSSQMDLSSLEANDWPLLAAFACYGAGLAQNRLFSIVNDAQAPSGIHFTLESLKAALARLMLKRMIKSAQFQGFELDSQWQWPILHALQAQGSLQNWLNITRKHQPTIQPWEAGSQRAWAQRALQAALSDDALACGQALYQMGANGMSAEALQRHPTQLLFEPAAKDLFHQCSAATQAALLTDYFHFACRALLPATAQYHFACAHFTARFAGNSELAEYLSWQAILRGDLARIALFHEELEVPTQAEIGIMLMVLKGDYSRGVRFGFELLAAIKKMSNKRKAAIGGPAGLFYSAALFSEPRNGEYLAALQTQFEVGDKARYSAVYDIHLPWIKQLASHTPASPQAHHLPAATLGLDGLFDLLLLYWQVQELDREWQHELEARLAQWQAYSWVREELALLLDRSFDTRWATPGWHAEHGIKPLVDIVKLEPVWQRALTALSQFNKSPAAAPAASMRLAWLVTAGRSGVLLEPREQKVNAKGVWSKGRAVALKRLLQGDPALNYLSDADRNISRYISTDYSYYGDAGYTLDGEAALPELIKHPYVFWSDSPDVRIDVVAGEVTLNLKEATGKISLKLDPAITAGQSTLWRKETPTRLAVYRITPDITQIAGILGKGLTVPSEAKPQLVEAITAIAPHITIHSDLPELSAHIDSVAANPLIYAHLLPIESGLRLQFLVRPLPESGWFIPGKGAANVLGELDGKTVQAQRDLKAEKKAHQVILGHCTALAEAESDGNDWQLDTPELCLELLAQLRELPAGQVELVWPEGERFRLKASRAMSQLKMGIKQQGDWFVVNGEITLDDGKVLQLRQLLSLLDGSPGRFIQLGEHDYLALTDNLRRRLEELRALSEDSKDGLRINLLASSALAELSAEAGEVQADKEWQAHLAKLDTLAQHQPKVPSTLQATLRDYQLEGFQWLSRLAHWGVGACLADDMGLGKTVQTLALLLERAPNGPALVVAPTSVAINWQAEAAKFAPTLKIRNYQSERSLSDLSPFDLVIVSYGLFQIEADAFAAPHWHTVVLDEAQAIKNGQTRRSQAAMNLNADFKMIATGTPMENHLGELWNLFRFINPALLGSQERFKKRFAQPIEDGQSDAKHAKLALKKLIAPFMLRRTKTQVLTELPARTEITHKVPLSSEEMHLYEALRQQAVEKLDSMKPQEGNKPLQVLTEITKLRRFCCNPRLVMPESQMAGSKLIAFAEIAEELLDNNHKALVFSQFVDHLAIVRDWLDSKGISYQYLDGSTSIKQRQKAVNDFQAGVGDIFLISLKAGGSGLNLTAADYVIHLDPWWNPAVEDQASDRAHRMGQQRPVTIYRLVAEGTIEEQIVALHHNKRDLADSLLEGGDTSGKLDAEALLGLLKRSR
- the mfd gene encoding transcription-repair coupling factor — protein: MPHGSGDARLLAEYVGEVKLLVVITASAQEAARIKDEMAFFLPEKNIVQLPDWETLPYDHFSPHSDLISERLAALWQVRQGAADVLVVPLQTAMGVFAPVEFLTGTTFFLKKGEKLDAEKLRADMAFAGYNHVTQVYGPGEFSIRGGLIDLFPMGSTLPFRIDLFDDQIETIRTFDVDTQRSLYPVPEIRLLPAREFPTDDAGKTKFRQRFREVFEGAPTNARLYKDVSNGIIPAGIEYYLPLFFDTTATLFDYLPAEGVLALHGDLTGSAEQYWQDIAERHKLNIGDKDRPLLPPRDLFVAPDLLLGQIKKYRRIELTPLLSSEGGERERSPSARLNQPTTSITQPLPALDVDRRSANPISKLTDFAAHYPGRILLVAESLGRRETMAQFFAEYGFKPELVDNWIEAKASKHKIQLIAAPIFRGFVWQAESLAVITEADLYPAVIQSRGKKQQKRSNTDAMLRDLSELKIGDPVVHEAHGIGLYMGLTSMDLGDGDTELLLIEYAGGDKLYVPVSQLHVISRYSGGSTENVNVHKLGSGTWEKAKRKAAEQVRDTAAELLNLYARRAARQGHAFEWSPHDYQAFAAGFGFEETADQAAAIEAVLVDMRTTQPMDRLVCGDVGFGKTEVALRAAFCAVAGGKQVAVLVPTTLLAEQHYQNFADRFADWPIKVAELSRFRSGKETAAAIKGLADGSVDIVIGTHKLVQPDVEFAKLGLVIIDEEHRFGVRQKEQLKALRANVDVLTLTATPIPRTLAMSLEGLRDFSVIATAPNKRLAVKTFVAKFSDGIIREAVLRELKRGGQVFFLHNEVETIENMREKLALLLPEARIGVAHGQMRPTDLEHVMRDFNQMRFNVLLCTTIIENGIDIPNANTILMNRADKFGLSQLHQMRGRVGRSHHQAYAYLLVPDVDGISKDAKKRLEAIQMMEELGSGFYLAMHDLEIRGAGEVLGDSQSGEMQEIGFALYSQMLKQAVKALKAGKEPDLSQPLGVTTEINLHAPALLPNEYCPDVNERLSLYKRLASVENNDELNDIHQEMIDRFGLLPDPAKVLLDCHRLRMLAGPLGISKIDAADTAIIIHFLPKTTVDPMKIISLIQTKKNYKLAGQDKLRVEGNWPESVLRAVRVKELINELH
- a CDS encoding pirin family protein, which produces MKQLSFVKRSNGSHWVGDGFPVQSIFSYHDIHETMSPFLLMDYAGPTHFEPTTQQRGVGQHPHRGFETVTIVYEGEVSHRDSAGGGGTIGPGDVQWMTAASGLLHEEFHSPAYAQRGGPFEMIQLWVNLPAKDKMSEPAYQGIRDEQIPRVALPDDAGTIRVIAGQYADIAGVASTFSPMNVWDMQVKAQQTVRLDLPAGHTTALFVLHGAIRIGDNPQIVRSAELAVLEREGSELVFSTEEDTVLLLLNGQALNEPIVGHGPFVMNTREEIIQAINDFNAGQFGRMAAKV
- the cueR gene encoding Cu(I)-responsive transcriptional regulator, whose protein sequence is MNIGQVAKLSGLSSKMIRHYESLGLIKPKGRSAAGYRIFNDFDLSQLQFIYQARMLGFSLEQIGQLLQLWKQEDRASIDVKLLAEQHIKALDRKIESMQKMKLTLEALVEKCPASEDPHCPILQSLSMDGTSGIDF
- a CDS encoding heavy metal translocating P-type ATPase, coding for MTSSTLALNADRELRLNIAGMSCASCVAHIEEALLATPGVTSAAVNLAMETAQVQFKAGLDEARVLEAVVKAGYSAKLANAPKLEAEQTIKLNISGMTCASCVSRIEQALLATHGVVSASVNLATETAQVVLQSGSDPSVLLDAIAAAGYEASLITDETKKVSSHTKPSPFWPIALGALLSLPLVLPMLAEPFGVHWMLPTWLQFLLATPVQFWLGARFYRSAWHAVRNLRGNMDLLVSLGTTAAYGLSLYHWLFDASQGALYFEAGAVIVTLVLLGKWLEARAKQETTAAIKALQALRPSFARVRKNGRDIEVPLEHVQLGDRVVILPGEQVPVDGVVLEGESQHDESMLTGESVLVSKEAGSKVTGGAINHDGVLLVETSALSAESTLSRIIRMVEDAQAGKAAIQRLVDQVSAVFVPVVLVIALLTLLGWWYWTGSIESGILYAVAVLVIACPCALGLATPTAIMAGTGVAAKFGILIKDAEALELTHKVQVVVFDKTGTLTEGKPHLAELIANHNEQAELLELAAALQRGSEHPLAKAVLAKADNAQPFQAENLQALPGRGITGDIAGIRYLLGNQRLMQEKGIDLSSMQLAHDQALSQGYTVSWLAREQDFSVIGMLAFSDGIKATAKDAISHLRALGVKTVMLSGDNRAAAQRVAEQLNLDEVIAEVLPHEKAAHITAIRSQGKVVAMVGDGVNDAPALAAADVGIAMGTGADVAMHVAGITLMRGDPQLVSQTIEVSRRTYRKIRQNLFWAFIFNAIGIPLAAFGLLNPMIAGGAMAFSSVSVVSNALLLRRWKPRANRQAA